In Ancylothrix sp. D3o, the following are encoded in one genomic region:
- a CDS encoding Nif11-like leader peptide family natural product precursor, producing MAIKKEIITMSTESAYQFLSQAAHDREFQQKFEQAANAQEFMQIAEALGFDFTPEELKAVVKENSEGVKVRRQTGVWRWLRSVKWI from the coding sequence ATGGCAATTAAAAAGGAGATTATCACCATGTCAACAGAAAGCGCCTATCAATTTTTATCCCAAGCAGCCCACGACCGAGAATTTCAGCAGAAATTTGAACAAGCGGCCAACGCTCAAGAGTTTATGCAAATTGCCGAAGCCTTGGGGTTTGACTTCACCCCCGAAGAATTAAAAGCCGTTGTCAAAGAAAACAGCGAAGGCGTAAAAGTTAGAAGGCAAACCGGCGTCTGGCGGTGGCTGCGGAGTGTCAAGTGGATTTAA
- a CDS encoding S9 family peptidase: MTQAKIASYGSWKSPITSDLIVGETIGLGGIAVEGENLYWIENRPKEGGRNVLVKRTPDGTTTDLTPEGFNIRSRVHEYGGGACLVAEGNIFFSNFADGRLYQQTSDTQPQPLTPEGVNLRYADAIFDKQNNRLICVREDHSANSHEPVNTIVSITLDTENSGKILVSGDDFYASARLSPDGKKLCWISWNHPNLPWDGTELWVAEILPDGSLAEKQLIAGGREESIFQPEWSPDGILYFVSDRTGWWNLYRYVDEKIEPLCEMEAEFGRPQWIFGMQTYTFIAPQQLLCTYTKNGLWHLAILDTGTKQLQPVDTTYSDITELVVVGNTALLLAGSAVEPTAIVQLDFTSNSIKVLRRSSEVNLDSGYLSKPQAIEFPTENGLTAHAFLYLPQNRDYQAPDGEKPPLLVKSHGGPTSAASSRFSLSIQYWTSRGFAFLDVNYGGSTGYGRNYRRRLDDAWGIVDVDDCVNAARYVAQQNIVDNNRLAIAGGSAGGYTTLCALTFYNVFKAGASYYGIGDLEALARDTHKFEARYLDRLIGPYPDRQDLYQQRSPIHYTDRLSCPVIFFQGLEDKVVPPNQAESMVEALKAKKLPVAYVPFEGEQHGFRRAENIKRALDGEFYFYSRVFGFLPADNIEPVEIFNL; encoded by the coding sequence ATGACTCAAGCAAAAATTGCCTCTTACGGTTCATGGAAATCTCCCATCACCAGCGATTTAATTGTTGGTGAAACCATCGGTTTAGGGGGAATTGCTGTGGAAGGTGAAAACCTTTACTGGATAGAAAACCGGCCAAAAGAAGGCGGGAGAAACGTCCTAGTTAAACGCACCCCCGACGGAACAACCACAGACCTCACCCCCGAAGGTTTTAACATTCGGAGTCGCGTTCACGAATACGGCGGCGGTGCTTGTTTAGTAGCAGAAGGAAACATCTTTTTTTCTAACTTTGCCGATGGCCGGCTTTATCAACAAACCAGCGATACTCAACCGCAACCCCTGACACCCGAAGGCGTAAACTTGCGGTATGCAGATGCAATTTTTGATAAGCAAAATAACCGCTTAATTTGCGTCCGCGAAGACCACAGCGCTAACAGTCACGAACCTGTTAATACAATTGTCAGCATAACATTAGACACCGAGAATAGTGGCAAAATATTAGTTTCTGGCGATGATTTTTATGCCTCAGCGCGTTTAAGTCCAGACGGAAAAAAACTGTGTTGGATAAGTTGGAATCATCCTAATTTACCTTGGGATGGAACCGAATTATGGGTAGCAGAAATTCTCCCTGATGGCAGTTTGGCAGAAAAACAATTGATTGCCGGTGGCCGCGAAGAGTCGATTTTTCAGCCAGAATGGTCGCCCGATGGAATTCTATATTTTGTGAGTGACCGTACCGGCTGGTGGAATTTGTATCGCTACGTTGACGAAAAAATAGAGCCTCTCTGCGAAATGGAAGCTGAGTTTGGCCGGCCTCAATGGATTTTTGGGATGCAAACTTATACTTTCATCGCGCCTCAGCAGCTTCTTTGTACCTATACAAAAAACGGCCTTTGGCATCTGGCAATTTTGGATACCGGCACAAAACAGTTACAGCCGGTTGATACAACCTATAGCGACATTACTGAGTTGGTGGTGGTAGGCAATACTGCCTTATTACTGGCCGGTTCAGCAGTGGAACCCACAGCCATCGTGCAGCTTGATTTCACATCCAACTCTATTAAAGTGTTGCGCCGTTCTAGTGAAGTTAATCTGGATTCTGGCTACTTATCCAAGCCGCAAGCCATAGAATTTCCAACCGAAAACGGCCTCACCGCTCATGCTTTCTTGTATTTACCACAAAACCGCGACTATCAAGCCCCAGATGGCGAAAAACCGCCGTTATTAGTCAAAAGTCATGGCGGGCCAACTTCAGCCGCCAGTAGTCGGTTCAGTTTAAGCATTCAATATTGGACAAGTCGCGGATTTGCATTTTTAGATGTCAATTATGGAGGTAGCACCGGCTACGGACGCAACTACCGCCGGCGGTTAGATGACGCTTGGGGGATTGTGGATGTCGATGATTGCGTCAATGCCGCTCGCTATGTAGCCCAACAAAATATAGTTGATAACAACCGGCTTGCCATTGCCGGCGGTAGTGCGGGAGGCTATACAACACTTTGCGCTCTCACTTTTTACAATGTCTTTAAGGCCGGTGCAAGTTACTATGGCATTGGTGACTTAGAAGCCCTTGCACGCGATACCCATAAGTTTGAAGCCCGTTATCTTGACCGGCTCATTGGCCCCTATCCCGACCGCCAAGATTTATACCAACAACGCTCACCTATCCATTATACAGACCGGCTTTCCTGCCCCGTAATTTTCTTTCAAGGGCTCGAAGATAAAGTCGTCCCCCCCAATCAAGCTGAAAGCATGGTAGAAGCTTTAAAAGCTAAAAAACTACCCGTTGCTTATGTACCTTTTGAAGGAGAACAACACGGGTTTCGCCGTGCAGAAAACATAAAACGCGCCTTGGATGGAGAATTTTATTTCTATTCACGGGTTTTTGGTTTTTTGCCGGCAGATAATATTGAGCCGGTAGAAATATTTAACTTGTAG
- the truB gene encoding tRNA pseudouridine(55) synthase TruB, with amino-acid sequence MQGFLNLNKPLQMTSHDCVAKLRRLLRIKKIGHAGTLDPAAVGVLPVAIGKATRLLQFLRDDKAYRATIRLGVQTTTDDLEGEIISQIAVNNLSLETIQDILNQSFIGKIQQIPPNYSAIQIGGKRLYDLARKGEEINVPAREVNIYKIEILDWRPADYPEIDISISCGPGTYIRSIARDLGSALKVGGTLAHLTRTESSGFEITESVTFEKIEESLNQGNFQLISPAKVLSHLAAITLAETPARRWCQGQKIVEFEGENNNFPVQVYNENSTLLGIGKIEVRENGPVLIPEVVLEAN; translated from the coding sequence GTGCAAGGATTTTTAAACTTAAACAAACCGCTACAAATGACTTCTCACGACTGTGTAGCCAAACTACGCCGGCTTTTACGCATCAAAAAAATTGGTCACGCCGGCACATTAGACCCCGCCGCCGTTGGTGTCTTGCCGGTCGCCATTGGCAAAGCAACCAGACTCTTACAATTTTTGCGCGATGATAAAGCCTACCGCGCTACAATTCGCCTGGGAGTGCAAACAACTACCGACGATCTCGAAGGAGAAATTATTTCCCAAATAGCGGTTAATAATTTAAGTTTAGAAACTATCCAAGACATTTTAAATCAGTCCTTTATAGGCAAAATCCAGCAAATTCCCCCCAACTACAGCGCGATTCAAATTGGCGGCAAACGTCTTTATGATTTAGCGCGAAAAGGAGAAGAAATAAACGTACCGGCCCGCGAAGTAAATATCTATAAAATTGAAATTTTAGACTGGAGACCGGCAGATTATCCAGAAATTGATATCAGCATTTCTTGTGGCCCTGGCACCTATATTAGATCCATTGCCCGCGACTTGGGAAGTGCCCTTAAAGTTGGCGGAACTCTTGCTCATTTAACTCGGACAGAAAGCAGCGGATTTGAGATAACAGAAAGTGTGACTTTTGAAAAAATAGAAGAATCACTCAATCAAGGAAATTTTCAACTAATTTCTCCCGCCAAAGTTCTCTCGCATTTAGCCGCCATTACCCTCGCAGAAACACCGGCCCGGCGTTGGTGCCAAGGTCAGAAAATTGTTGAATTTGAAGGCGAAAATAACAACTTTCCTGTACAGGTTTATAATGAAAATTCAACTTTGTTAGGGATTGGAAAAATTGAGGTGAGGGAAAATGGGCCGGTGTTAATTCCTGAAGTTGTACTGGAAGCTAATTAA